The Xenopus laevis strain J_2021 chromosome 7S, Xenopus_laevis_v10.1, whole genome shotgun sequence genome includes a window with the following:
- the c8orf76.S gene encoding uncharacterized protein C8orf76 isoform X1 has product MDATMGFCFEDSDFAEPTSRLKGTGEPYVAKQCEPQWFTEEVDSEDSVEIVTALKFRADMAYRLKDFEKALGDYCSCFLLLPPTNTAMRRDVQESQARCLINLGRYTEALEIAESLGNGVFNTDHLTCTLNLQVAILDHLGNLPKVISCLQQLISLHPLNPWIWKRLAEFYTRAHLAASNQATGSVEKNRFEPHLESILLNNPMSVEGKEREKQRDLNMFFRSKEISHCCSQTGRPINKTDVDYCRLSLLELGTKTDLLMFSWASFIRARLLLQLVQPQQASFVLHKNLKAQGEIEEQLKVFRLKDTIESHMAEMMGEDLLPEHIKDEGAADTKSTLALSTFRMPSDSEFKDKWFQKIVSLYSC; this is encoded by the exons TGGTTCACAGAAGAAGTGGATAGTGAAGATTCCGTTGAGATTGTCACCGCGCTGAAGTTCAGAGCAGATATGGCCTACAGACTGAAAGACTTTGAG AAAGCTCTTGGGGATTATTGCAGTTGTTTCCTGCTATTGCCACCTACCAACACTGCAATGAGAAGGGACGTCCAGGAAAGCCAGGCGCGCTGTTTAATTAACCTGGGACGATATACAGAAGCTTTGGAGATAGCCGAGAGTCTG GGAAATGGTGTATTTAACACCGACCACTTGACGTGTACCCTCAACCTACAAGTCGCCATATTGGATCATCTGGGGAACCTGCCAAAAGTCATATCTTGTTTGCAGCAGCTGATTTCTTTACACCCATTGAATCCGTGGATTTGGAAGAGACTGGCTGAATTCTACACAAGGGCCCATCTCGCTGCCTCCAATCAGGCGACAGGATCTGTGGAGAAAAATCGCTTTGAGCCGCATCTAGAGAGTATACTGTTAAATAATCCCATGTCAGTGGAAGGAAAGGAACGAGAAAAGCAAAGGGACTTGAATATGTTTTTCAGAAGTAAAGAAATCTCTCACTGCTGTAGTCAGACGGGGAGACCCATCAATAAAACTGATGTGGATTATTGTAGGCTCTCCTTGTTGGAATTAGGCACCAAAACAGATCTCTTGATGTTCTCATGGGCATCTTTCATCCGAGCAAG GCTTCTCCTCCAGCTTGTGCAGCCTCAGCAGGCCTCCTTTGTGCTGCATAAGAATCTAAAGGCCCAAGGGGAAATCGAAGAGCAGCTGAAGGTTTTCAGACTGAAAGACACAATTGAAAGCCACATGGCAGAG ATGATGGGAGAAGATCTTTTGCCAGAACATATAAAAGATGAAGGGGCTGCTGACACAAAAAGCACTCTGGCGCTGTCCACATTCAGAATGCCCTCCGATTCCGAGTTTAAAGACAAGTGGTTCCAGAAAATCGTCTCGCTCTACTCCTGCTAG